DNA sequence from the Actinacidiphila yeochonensis CN732 genome:
GCTGTGGCGGCGCCGAGACACGGCGCTGGGGAGTGCGGGGAGCGGAGGAACTGTGGAACCGGTGGGTGGAGCGGCACGCGGCGGCGGAGTGGCGCGCGGCGCGGAGCGAGCGGTCGAGCGCAGGCCGGAGGAGGTGAAGTCCGCGGCGCGCGCGCTGGAGGTGCTGGAACTGCTGGGCACGGACGGCGCGCGGCTGTCGCTGGCCGAGATGGCCTCGGCGATGGCCGTGCCGAAGAGCAGCCTGCACGCGATCCTGCGCACGATGGAGGCGCGCCGCTGGGTGGACGTCGACCCGTCCGGCACCCGCTACAGCCTGGGACTGAAGGCGCTGCTGACCGGCACGGCCTATCTGGAGGGGGACGACGTCACGAGCCTGGCCGGACCGGTGCTCGACGCCCTGGCCGAGGAGACCGGCGAGGCCGTCCACCTGGGCAGACTGGACGGCACCAACGTCGTCTACCTGGCCAAACGCGAGTCCCGGCACGCGCTGCGGATGTACTCCGCGGTGGGCAGGAGGCTGCCGGCGCACGCCACCGGGCTGGGCAAGGCGGTGCTGTCGCAGTACGACCCCGCCGAGGTGCAGCGGCGGTTGGACTGGCCGCTGGAGCGGCTGACCCCCAACACCGTGGTGGACCCCGACGCGTTCCTGGCGCAGCTCGCGGAGGCGCGGCTGCGCGGCTGGGCGATGGACGACGGGGAGAACTCCGCCGACATCCGCTGCGTGGCCGTCGCGCTCGGCGGCGGCCAGGGCGGGGGGCACGGCGGCGACGCGCTCAGCTGCTCGGCGCCGGTGAGCCGGATGGACGACGCGCGGGCCGAGGAGGTCGCGCAGCTGGTGACCGAGGCCGCGCACTCGCTGAGCACCCTGCTGAAGCGGCTCGGCCAGCACTGATCCCCGCGGTATGCGGCGCGCGGGGCCTGGGGCAGGGGTACGGCCCGGGGGGTGGGAGCGGTCCGGGTCGGGGCCCGGCGCCGGGCCGGGGGTGGGGCGGCGTGCGGGGGCCTGGGCTGCGCCGGCCGGGGTGTTCGCGGACGCCCGGCGCGGCAACGTTGTCAGAAGTCGCCGGGGAGCGGCACCCGGTGCCGTACGCCCCGTTGACAAATCCCGTACCGGCTCCCTACGTTCAGGAGAAGGTACGCTGTTCCGCTATCTGTACGTGGGAGTTCGCATGCCCCTGCCTGATGCCGGCCCCGCACTGCTCGCCCCCGCACCCTGGGTGGACGAGCGCGGCGCCGCCGTCCGCATCACGGCCGTCCGCACCTTCCTGACCGCCCCGCACGGCTGCCCCCACCTCGTCGTC
Encoded proteins:
- a CDS encoding IclR family transcriptional regulator: MGGAARGGGVARGAERAVERRPEEVKSAARALEVLELLGTDGARLSLAEMASAMAVPKSSLHAILRTMEARRWVDVDPSGTRYSLGLKALLTGTAYLEGDDVTSLAGPVLDALAEETGEAVHLGRLDGTNVVYLAKRESRHALRMYSAVGRRLPAHATGLGKAVLSQYDPAEVQRRLDWPLERLTPNTVVDPDAFLAQLAEARLRGWAMDDGENSADIRCVAVALGGGQGGGHGGDALSCSAPVSRMDDARAEEVAQLVTEAAHSLSTLLKRLGQH